TGATGGCGCTGGCCAACCTCGCAGTGGCGAGCCTGCGCAACTTCATCCCCTACGAGATCCGCATTCCCGTGTTCATCCTGATCATCGCCGCGCTCGTCACGGTGGTGGACCTGGCCTTCAACGCCTGGCTGCACAGTCTTTATCTCGTGCTCGGCATCTTCATTCCGCTGATCGTCACCAACTGCATCGTGCTGGCCCGGGTGGAGGCTTTTGCAGCCAAGAACGACGCCCTGTCCTCAACCATCGACGGGCTGCTGATGGGGCTCGGCCTGCTGTGGGTGCTCGCCGTTCTCGGCGGGATCCGCGAGCTGATCGGCACCGGCACGCTGTTTTCGGGCATTGAGATGATCTTCCCCGATGCGTCTGCACTGGTGATTTTCGGCGACGACTACCCCGGCTTCCTGATCACCATCCTGCCGCCGGGCGCATTCTTCGCGCTTGGCTGCCTGATTGCACTCTACAACGCGATCAACACCCGGCTTGCCGCACGTGCCCGCATGCGGCCCGCTGCATCCGCCGAAGCTGAGAGCGCAACCCCTGAAGCAAGGCCCGCGGCCGGTTGAACATGGCGAAGATGAAGCGCGAGGCCATCGAAGCCTTCTTCCATCGCCTCTCGGCCGCCAATCCGGACCCGAAAACCGAGCTCGAATACGCGACGCCCTTTCAGCTGCTGGTCGCCGTCGTGCTCTCGGCGCAGGCGACGGACAAGAGCGTAAACCTCGCGACCCGCCGCCTGTTTGCGGCAGCGCCGACACCCGAAGCGATGATCACGCTCGGCGAAGAAGAGGTTGCCGAACACATCAAGACCATCGGCCTGTTCCGCAACAAGGCTAAGAATACGGTTGCACTGTCGCGTCTGCTGCTCGAGCGCCATGGCGGCGAAGTGCCGCAGAGCCGCGAGGCGCTGGAAGCTCTGCCGGGTGTGGGACGCAAGACCGCCAACGTGGTCCTCAACACCGTTTTCCGCCAGCCTGTAATGGCAGTGGACACCCATATCTTCCGTGTCTCCAACCGCACCGGCCTCGCACCGGGCAAGGACGTCCTGGAAGTCGAGCATGCGCTGATGAAACGCATCCCTAAAGAATATCTGCTCGATGCACACCACTGGCTGATCCTTCACGGACGCTATACCTGCACCGCGCGCAAGCCCGCCTGCGAAGCCTGCATCGTGCGGGATCTGTGCGGATTCCGCGACAAGACGGCCTGATGCGGCCGCGCCCCAACTCAGAGAGTCCCCATGTTCAATCCTTCACGTGACCAGGTTCGCACCTTCTTCATCGACGCCTGGCGCAAGCACACCGCGCGCGAGGTGCTGACCCCGCTCGAAACCATTGCAGCCGACATTCTGCAGAACCACCCCGAGTACCACACGCTGGTAGAAGATCCGGAAGCCGTTGATCGCGATTTCGCGCCAGAGGACGGGCAGGTCAACCCCTTCCTGCACCTGTCGCTCCACCTTGCGATCGAGGAACAGCTCTCGATCGACCAGCCCCCCGGGCTGCGCGCAGCCTTCGATGCCGCCTGCGCGCAGCGGGGCAATCGCCACGATGCGCTTCACGACGTGCTCGAATGCCTCGGCGAGACCATTTTCAACGCCCAGCGCAATAACGCCCCACCGGACGGCCTGGCCTATCTGACCTGTGTACGGCGGCGGGCCGGCCTGGTGTGAGCCGGTGCCCGCACCCGCCTCGACGCTGCGCTAACGCTTGAGCACCAGCCCGCTCTGGCTGGCATACCACGCAGCGAGATCGGCCAGATCCTGCTTCTCGAGGTTCTCGACCTGGGCCGCCATGATCGGGTTCTTGCGGTCGCCGCGCTTGTAGTCCAGCAGCGCGCGCAGCAGGTAATCCTCGTGCTGCCCGGCAATGCGCGGAAACTCCGGTGTCTGACTGTTGCCATCCGCACCGTGACAGGCGGCACACACCGTTGATTTCTCCTTGCCCTTGAGGGGGTCGGCGCCATGCGCGAGACCGCCGCAAAACAGGCCGAGCACCGCGAGCGGAACCAGACAACGTCGTGTTTGAGCACTCATCGCTCACCTCCGTAGTAGGCCGCGAGGTCCGCCATGTCCTGGTCAGAGAGCGAACCTGCAATGCCCTGCATGCTCTGGTGGCTCCGCTCCCCCGCCTTGTAGGCCTGGAGCGCGCGCACGATGTACTCCGGATGCTGCCCGCCCAGCTTCGGCACGGAGTAGACCTCGGGGTAACTCGTCCTGTACCCCGGTATGCCGTGACAGCCGATACAGGCAGCGGTCTTCTCCTTTCCAGCCTCGGCACTCCCGCCTGCTGCCTGTATTCCTGTGCTCAACGCTGCCATCATGGCAGCCAGAAGCAGATGTCGTCCCTGCATGGTGTCTCCTCTGTGTTGGAAGCAGGCTGAACCGCACTTTTTCGGACTGCATGCCGTTTCCATCCGGCGCAATCCTGCATCTGGTTTTATGTCATGCGTGATTCATCGGGAACCCTAGCCCTATAATCAACAAAAATTAATCAGAGGATTCCCGGATGTCCCAACTTCGCTTCGAAGGCAGCGAGCAGTACGTTGCCACGCCCGACCTGATGCTTGCGGTCAATGCAGCCATTCGCCTGCAACGCCCGCTTCTGATCAAGGGAGAGCCAGGCACCGGAAAAACCATGCTTGCCGAAGAGGTGGCGACGGCACTCGGGCTGCCCTTGCTGCAGTGGCACATCAAATCCACGACCAAGGCCCAGCAGGGTCTCTATGAATACGATGCGGTCTCGCGGCTGCGCGATTCCCAGCTCGGCGACGATCGCGTCAAGGACATCGCCAACTACATCGTGAAGGGGGTGCTGTGGCAGGCTTTCGAGGCTGAAAGCCCGACGGTCGTGCTGATCGACGAGGTCGACAAGGCCGACATCGAATTTCCCAACGATCTCCTGCGCGAGCTCGACCGCATGGAGTTTCATGTCTACGAAACGCGCAACACCGTTCGCGCGCGCCATCGACCCATCGTCTTCATCACGTCGAACAACGAGAAGGAACTGCCCGACGCCTTCCTGCGCAGGTGCTTCTTCCACTACATCCGCTTTCCCGACCGCGATACCATGCAGCGGATTGTTGACGTGCATTTCCCCGGCATCCGCAAGGCTCTGCTGACCGAGGCCATGGAGGTCTTCTTCGGCCTGCGCGATGTACCCGGCCTGAAGAAAAAGCCGTCGACATCCGAGCTCATCGACTGGCTCAAGCTGCTGGTGGCTGAGGACATCCCGCCCGAAGCCCTGCGCTCACAGGACAACAAGGCCATCGTCCCGCCACTCGCAGGCGCGCTGCTGAAGAACGAACAGGACATGCACCTCTTCGAACGCCTCGTCCATATGGCCCGCCAGAACCGCTGAGATCAGAATCATGTTCAAGACCCTCCTGAACTGGCTCTTCGGCCGCCGCGCACCGACCCCCGCTCCGCAGCCCGTCACTCAGGCCGCAGGCTTCGAGAAACTCAACCGCCGGGCGCCGCTGCGTGCGGGCCCGCCGGCCCCAGCATCCGCCGAGGCCACGGCAGCCGCACAAGAGATCGGCGCCACCTTCATCTGCCGCGAAGCGGTGCTCAACCGCAAGCAGAAGATCGCCGGCTACCAGTTCCTGTTGCAGGAGGCGGCACGCAACCACATCCGCAGCAGCTCCCGGCGGGTTCACCACCTTTACGCCGAAGTGCTGGTCAACAGTCTGGTACATGCCGACATCGGCAAGCTGCTCGGGCCGCGGTCGGCATTCATCGACGTCCCAGACTCCTTCATTGACCACGAATGCATCCTGCACCTGCCGGCGGCCAATACGGTTCTTGTCCTGACACGCCTGCCCGATGCTGGCGCGCCTGCGCCCGATGCCCTGCTGGCGACGGTCCGCCATTTGCGAGCCATCGGATATCGCATCGGCCTCCCCGACCCCGAATCCGAACCGGGCTTTGCCGAGCTGCTGCCCGAAGCCGACGTCGTCATCGTCCGTGCCCCGCAGCTCACCGCCGAAGCGGCACTGGCGCTGACCGCAAGCGTTGTCGAACACGCTCCCCGGGCCACCTTGCTGGTGCGCGAACTGCCGGGTCTGGAAGACTTCAACTTTTGCTTCAAGCTCGGTGCCAGCCTCTTCCAGGGCCCCTTCATCACCAGCCGTGAGGACTGGCAGGACCATCATCTGGGACCCAATTTCGCACGCCTGGCGATGCTGGCCGGCAAGCTGCGCAAGCAGGCGGAAACCGACGAGATCGTCGCCCTTCTCAAGCAGGACGCCGCACTGGCGGTGCGCCTGCTGCGATACATCAACTCTGCGGCGAACGGTCTGTCCGAGCACGTTTCGTCGATCGAGCGGGCGATGATTCTGCTCGGCCGCGACAAGCTCTATCGCTGGGTGATGTTGCTGATGTGCAGCACGGACGACAAGGAAGGGCGTGCTTCGGCCGTTCTCGAGACCGCGCTCGTCCGCGCCCGGATGATGGAACTGAGCGGCGCCAGGCTCAGCGCCGCTGAACGCGAGTCCCTCTTCCTGACCGGACTGCTGTCGCTCATCGACGTCGTGCTGAAGGTGCCGATGGAGCGCGCGATGACATCGCTCGCCGTTGCATCCGAGATCGAAGCGGCCATCATGCGCAGTGAGGGCCCCTACGCACCGCAACTGATGCTGGCCCAGGCGTGCGAACGTGCGGATGCCGAAGCAATCCGCAGCGCGGCCGAGCGCAGCCAGACAACCCCGGAGGAGGCTGCCGGGTTCCATCTGCAAGCGCTCGCCTGGGCGCTGGAGATACAGCAGGCCGGGGCGTAATGCTGATCGATTTCTTTCTCCACCTGAAGGCCAGTCG
This genomic interval from Parazoarcus communis contains the following:
- a CDS encoding c-type cytochrome — encoded protein: MQGRHLLLAAMMAALSTGIQAAGGSAEAGKEKTAACIGCHGIPGYRTSYPEVYSVPKLGGQHPEYIVRALQAYKAGERSHQSMQGIAGSLSDQDMADLAAYYGGER
- a CDS encoding EAL and HDOD domain-containing protein gives rise to the protein MFKTLLNWLFGRRAPTPAPQPVTQAAGFEKLNRRAPLRAGPPAPASAEATAAAQEIGATFICREAVLNRKQKIAGYQFLLQEAARNHIRSSSRRVHHLYAEVLVNSLVHADIGKLLGPRSAFIDVPDSFIDHECILHLPAANTVLVLTRLPDAGAPAPDALLATVRHLRAIGYRIGLPDPESEPGFAELLPEADVVIVRAPQLTAEAALALTASVVEHAPRATLLVRELPGLEDFNFCFKLGASLFQGPFITSREDWQDHHLGPNFARLAMLAGKLRKQAETDEIVALLKQDAALAVRLLRYINSAANGLSEHVSSIERAMILLGRDKLYRWVMLLMCSTDDKEGRASAVLETALVRARMMELSGARLSAAERESLFLTGLLSLIDVVLKVPMERAMTSLAVASEIEAAIMRSEGPYAPQLMLAQACERADAEAIRSAAERSQTTPEEAAGFHLQALAWALEIQQAGA
- the nth gene encoding endonuclease III, with product MKREAIEAFFHRLSAANPDPKTELEYATPFQLLVAVVLSAQATDKSVNLATRRLFAAAPTPEAMITLGEEEVAEHIKTIGLFRNKAKNTVALSRLLLERHGGEVPQSREALEALPGVGRKTANVVLNTVFRQPVMAVDTHIFRVSNRTGLAPGKDVLEVEHALMKRIPKEYLLDAHHWLILHGRYTCTARKPACEACIVRDLCGFRDKTA
- a CDS encoding electron transport complex subunit E; this translates as MNMQTFRESAFNGLWKQNPGLAQLLGLCPILAISTNMVNAVSLGLATILVMALANLAVASLRNFIPYEIRIPVFILIIAALVTVVDLAFNAWLHSLYLVLGIFIPLIVTNCIVLARVEAFAAKNDALSSTIDGLLMGLGLLWVLAVLGGIRELIGTGTLFSGIEMIFPDASALVIFGDDYPGFLITILPPGAFFALGCLIALYNAINTRLAARARMRPAASAEAESATPEARPAAG
- a CDS encoding AAA family ATPase, translated to MSQLRFEGSEQYVATPDLMLAVNAAIRLQRPLLIKGEPGTGKTMLAEEVATALGLPLLQWHIKSTTKAQQGLYEYDAVSRLRDSQLGDDRVKDIANYIVKGVLWQAFEAESPTVVLIDEVDKADIEFPNDLLRELDRMEFHVYETRNTVRARHRPIVFITSNNEKELPDAFLRRCFFHYIRFPDRDTMQRIVDVHFPGIRKALLTEAMEVFFGLRDVPGLKKKPSTSELIDWLKLLVAEDIPPEALRSQDNKAIVPPLAGALLKNEQDMHLFERLVHMARQNR
- a CDS encoding DUF1841 family protein → MFNPSRDQVRTFFIDAWRKHTAREVLTPLETIAADILQNHPEYHTLVEDPEAVDRDFAPEDGQVNPFLHLSLHLAIEEQLSIDQPPGLRAAFDAACAQRGNRHDALHDVLECLGETIFNAQRNNAPPDGLAYLTCVRRRAGLV
- a CDS encoding c-type cytochrome, which translates into the protein MSAQTRRCLVPLAVLGLFCGGLAHGADPLKGKEKSTVCAACHGADGNSQTPEFPRIAGQHEDYLLRALLDYKRGDRKNPIMAAQVENLEKQDLADLAAWYASQSGLVLKR